One Candidatus Methylomirabilota bacterium DNA window includes the following coding sequences:
- a CDS encoding Uma2 family endonuclease, whose translation MDSMTTYPVRNRHWTRSEYDQLIRIGFFFGDEPIELLGGQLIVAEPKGSQHQTAIGLTAEALRLAFGLGWIVRVQGPVALDDESEPEPDIAVVPGGHRDYLAEHPARPALLIEVAESSLAFDRRHKGSLYARAGVADYWIVNLVDEALEVYRQPAVDRSAEFGWRYLDVQIFRVAATVSPLSRPDVTVAVADLLP comes from the coding sequence ATGGATTCGATGACGACGTATCCCGTCCGAAACCGACACTGGACCCGGAGCGAGTATGACCAGCTGATCAGAATCGGTTTCTTCTTCGGCGACGAGCCCATCGAGCTGCTGGGCGGTCAGCTCATCGTCGCCGAGCCGAAGGGTAGCCAACACCAGACGGCCATCGGCCTCACCGCCGAGGCGTTGCGCCTCGCCTTCGGTCTGGGCTGGATCGTGCGTGTACAGGGCCCCGTGGCGCTGGACGACGAGTCCGAGCCAGAGCCCGACATCGCGGTCGTCCCCGGGGGACATCGCGACTATCTCGCCGAGCACCCGGCGCGGCCGGCCCTGCTCATCGAGGTGGCCGAGTCGAGCCTGGCCTTCGACCGGCGTCACAAGGGCAGCCTCTACGCCCGCGCGGGTGTGGCGGACTACTGGATCGTGAACCTCGTGGACGAGGCCCTCGAGGTCTATCGCCAGCCCGCGGTCGATCGGTCCGCGGAGTTCGGCTGGCGCTACCTCGACGTCCAGATCTTCCGCGTGGCCGCCACCGTCTCGCCGCTCTCCCGGCCCGACGTCACCGTGGCCGTGGCCGACCTGCTGCCGTAG
- a CDS encoding SDR family oxidoreductase has protein sequence MDLGLQGKHAIVTGGSLGIGKAIARELAREGVDVAIVARSKEPLEATARELSAETGRRIIPLVADVTSKEQVDGMVAQAAAQLGGLHILVNSGSPPGGSATATGPIETVVDEDLLHDFNVKYVGALRCARAAIPHLKEQGWGRIINISGTNARNAGNLSGGARNTSLVHFTKTLAVQLGRFGITVNCIHPGTTRTERTPRLLAARAAELRIAPEEVEQRDFAHDSPRGNAIGRMVDAAEIAYVTAFLASDKAWAVTGELVVATGGAGRAVYY, from the coding sequence ATGGACCTGGGGCTCCAAGGAAAACACGCGATCGTGACCGGGGGCAGCCTGGGCATCGGGAAAGCCATTGCCCGGGAGCTGGCCCGCGAAGGCGTGGACGTCGCGATCGTGGCGCGCAGCAAGGAGCCGCTCGAAGCGACGGCGCGAGAGCTGTCCGCCGAGACCGGGCGGCGCATCATCCCGCTGGTGGCCGACGTCACCAGCAAGGAGCAGGTGGACGGGATGGTGGCCCAGGCGGCCGCCCAGCTGGGCGGGTTGCACATCCTGGTGAACAGCGGATCTCCCCCGGGGGGCTCGGCCACCGCCACCGGCCCCATCGAAACGGTGGTCGACGAGGATCTGCTGCACGACTTCAATGTGAAGTACGTGGGGGCGCTGCGCTGCGCCCGCGCCGCCATCCCCCACCTGAAGGAGCAGGGGTGGGGCCGCATCATCAACATCAGCGGGACCAATGCCCGCAACGCCGGGAACCTCAGCGGCGGGGCCCGCAACACCTCCCTCGTACACTTCACCAAGACCCTGGCCGTGCAGCTGGGGCGCTTCGGGATCACGGTCAACTGCATCCACCCTGGCACGACGCGCACGGAGCGCACCCCGCGCCTGTTGGCGGCCCGGGCCGCCGAGCTGCGCATCGCCCCCGAGGAAGTCGAGCAACGCGATTTCGCCCACGATTCCCCACGGGGCAACGCCATCGGCCGCATGGTGGACGCGGCGGAGATCGCCTACGTCACGGCCTTCCTGGCCTCGGACAAGGCGTGGGCAGTTACCGGTGAGCTGGTCGTGGCGACGGGTGGGGCCGGCCGAGCCGTATATTATTGA
- a CDS encoding rhomboid family intramembrane serine protease codes for MFPYHDENQTQRTAFVTLLIIGLNVVVWLLVQGAGSMLSVARSVCDLGLIPGELTGMVPPGTRFPMGEGLVCLTDPGRQVSHVVTSMFLHGSWMHLLGNMWFLWLFGNNIEDSMGHGRFVVFYLLSGVAASLLQVALSPASPIPMVGASGAISGVMGAYLVLYPRVRVYTLVPLGFFITSLALPAWTMLLYWMALQLLGGFTGFLTEARGGVAFWAHVGGFVAGAVLVKLFARPADVEAHRNDDWRPRRVAGGRGA; via the coding sequence ATGTTCCCGTACCATGACGAGAACCAGACGCAGCGGACGGCCTTCGTCACCCTGCTGATCATCGGCCTGAACGTCGTGGTCTGGCTCCTGGTCCAAGGCGCCGGCTCCATGCTTTCGGTGGCGCGGTCGGTCTGCGATCTCGGGCTGATTCCCGGCGAGCTCACCGGGATGGTGCCGCCGGGCACGCGCTTTCCCATGGGCGAGGGCCTCGTGTGCCTGACCGACCCCGGCCGGCAGGTCTCGCACGTCGTCACCTCGATGTTCCTGCACGGCTCCTGGATGCACCTGCTGGGCAACATGTGGTTCCTCTGGCTTTTCGGGAACAACATCGAGGACTCCATGGGGCACGGGCGCTTCGTCGTGTTCTACCTGCTCTCCGGGGTCGCGGCCTCCCTGCTGCAGGTGGCCCTCAGCCCGGCATCGCCGATCCCGATGGTCGGGGCCTCGGGCGCCATCAGCGGGGTGATGGGCGCCTACCTCGTCCTGTACCCGCGCGTGCGCGTGTACACGTTGGTGCCCCTCGGGTTCTTCATCACGTCGCTCGCCCTGCCCGCCTGGACCATGCTGCTGTATTGGATGGCCCTCCAGCTCCTGGGCGGGTTCACGGGGTTCTTGACCGAGGCGCGCGGCGGCGTGGCCTTCTGGGCCCACGTCGGGGGATTCGTGGCGGGCGCGGTGCTCGTGAAGCTGTTTGCCCGCCCCGCGGACGTGGAGGCCCACCGGAACGACGATTGGCGTCCGCGGCGGGTGGCCGGCGGCCGAGGCGCCTGA